The genomic DNA AGCATGTTTGGATGAGCTAGGTCAGATGCCATATAAACATCAACCTCTGAGCCTTCTTGCAGTTGTGAAAACAGCTCTGGGTCTTGGCCAGAGGAAAGCTCAACTGCTATCTGTGTGTTAGCCGTAAACTGCTCGGCTAAAAGATTAGCTGTTGGCAAGAACTCAGAGTTCACGGCAACTTTAACCGGCTCAACGCTAGAATCTATGACTGGGGCCTTCTTAGAGCAAGAGGCCATTGAGCCTACAAGCACTGCAATAAAGAGTAAGAATATATATCTTTTTATATATTTCATGATCATCTTTCTCAGAGAAATAATAACCACTGCACCAAAAACAACAAAATTCTAATCGCTCTGCCAATACTTAAAGGTATTTACATCCATAATGGTCAGCTTGCCATCCCATCCCGCGCCCTGATCCAAATTCCAAAGGTTAGCAACCTTAACAGGTTTACCCCCTGGAAAATCAAGCTCAGTGTGGGTGTGGCCGATAAAAACATTTTTATAAGGAAATTTTTTCTTGGCTTTTTTCAATTTTGGTGCAACCACACGCCATGTATCTCTACCAGCGTAGTAATTCTTTTCCTCAGGTTGTTTATCAACTGGATAGTCCCAGTCAATCCCTGCATGAACGTAAAGCCTATTGTCTTCGTCAATAAAATATAGGACAGCTTTCTCTAAGAATTCCAAATGTTTTTTGATAAGTTTTTTCTTAAGTTTTCCATTTTTAGTATAGGCCTTTTTTGTAGCTTTCCCCCCCTTGCGAAGCCACCTGGCCTCCCATTGTGGATCGCCGTCCCATTTACCTCTGAACCACCTTCTCACAAACTCGTCGTGGTTGCCGAGCACCCAAATGAAATGCTTAACATCCATAAGTACATCAATACAATTGACTACCCCAGAATGGCCGTCATAAATATCCCCAAGAGATATCAATCTGTCTTTTTTGAAATCAAAGTTAGAGCGCTCTAGCACTTGTACCAACGCCCTAAAATTACCGTGGATATCACCTACGCAAAGTGTTCTCATTTTCTGGATTATGGGTTAAGACGTAATATATGACTTCATTATAACGGGGGTTGCAATGAACTCAAATGTATTTAGTTCTTGTTGAGTGTTATTTTAGATATAACAAATTATATATATTTTAACAATAGAGCGTTGAATATGTTTAAGAGCGGCCTTATACTTATTAAGTAGGTTAGAAAACTATCACCTGTGGAGATATTGGAATGAAATATGTTTTTAGTGCATTTTTGTTTTCAGTATTCGCTTTATGTTTTGCAATGCCTCAAAGCTCTTGGTCACAAGTAGATGGAATAGATGGCATTTGGTATTCGGGTGAAGAACCTTACACTCTCGAAGTATATGACAGCGGATGGCGTTTTAGTGTTCGCGATCAGGCTGGAAACAAATCACACGGCAAAGCCTTTAATGAAGAAGTAATCTACTGGCCTGCAGAAAATATAACTGGCCAAATAGAGTTTGATGCAACAATAATCGAATGGTCAGACGGCACATTCTGGGCAAGAGAACCGTTTACAGGTGAGCTGCCTCCGGGAGTTCCTGAGCAATAATCCCTATTGCAATCTCAGTCCATTTATGTTTATTCTAAGCGTTGGAAGTGCATTAATACAAAGATCGTAGAAGTAGATATTACATATACACTAAATTGTCTTCCCAGATAGATTGTTCTAGCTATCCATCACCTGTTTTAGAAAACTTTAGGCAAGTTAGTCCTGCATTAGTCTTATATGTTACAACAAGAAACTATAAGATTTTGGGACTGTACTATCAGTATTGATAATGCTATCATCAAGGAAATCTTATACAGAAGGTCCCCTTCTTGGAAAGGCTAATTGTGCCTATGGGTGGGTATTGTTACCTTGCAATATCCACTCGTTTTTTTATGAGAAGATGTAATCAAAAGTTAAATCTTTTCAAAATTCTCAGCGTGAAACTCGATGTGGTCTTTTATAAATGATGCAATGAAATAGTAGCTGTGGTCATAATCCCTTTGCATCCTAACTTTTAGAGGGAATTTCTTTTCTACACATGACTCAATTAGATAATCAAGCATGAGCTGATCTTTTAAGAACTCATCATCGGTGCCTTGATCTACAAGCACAATATCATTTCGTCTGACTTTCTTAACTAGCTCTGAAGCATCATACTCTTTCCAAAGCTCCCTATCCTCACCCAGATATCCGGTGAACGCCTTTTGTCCCCAAGGACAAAGTGATGGTGCCCCAATTGGTGCAAACGCAGAGATCGATTTGTAAAGATCGGGATTTCTTAACCCAAGCACTAACGCTCCATGACCTCCCATCGAATGTCCGAATATGCCAACTCGGTCCATATCTGCATTAAAGTTCCCATCTACAATCTTAGGGAGTTCTTTGACAACGTAATCATACATATTGTAGTAAACTTCCCAGCCCGGGGTTGCAGCATTTACATAAAACCCTGCGCCGGAGCCAAAATCCCAGCTGTCATTTTCACTTGGAAGATTAGTGCCCCTTGGGCTGGTGTCCGGACAAACGAGCATTATTCCATGGTGGGACGCCCACATTTGTGCACCCGCGTTTGTAATAAAATCCTCCTCATTGCATGCGAAACCAGAGAGCCAAAATAACACAGGGACTTTAACTTTATACTCTTGCGGCGGATGATATACGGAGAAATTCATAGGCGTCTTTGTAGACTCAGACTGATGGGAATAAAATGCTACCCTCCCACCAAAAGACAGATGTTGTTTTAATAAATTAAGCTTGCTCATATATACTCAGAAACCAACTCCCGGCATTAAAAACTTGGTCCTAAATATTGATAATACCACAGAATATCAAGACATTAGCTATTGTAGCAATTGATAACTCTTATCATACGTTATAAAACACTTGACCCAGCACCCCAAAATACTCTATAATATTAATGGAGGTAGTAATAATGGGAACATGTGACACTCCACCATACAAGGTAGCATTTATTGCGTAAACCTAGATCAACTAGCGAGTTGGAATTTAAACTTGCAAAATAATAGCCAACGGGCTATTAAGTCAAAAATGACAACAAAAAAGGGAGCCCTTCCAAAGTGAATGAGGCTCCCTTTCCTATATTATTACTAAGTATTTAACAATTATTTTTTCTTCTCAAGCTTAAGTACATATATACTAACGACCGCAACTAATACCGCTGATAGTGAACCTATGATTGACTCGACAAACCTTAGACTCGCATTCTCAATAGGACCGATATCGCTCACCAGTGCTGAGATAATAACAACTACCGATATTGTAATGCTGGTGGTTTTTACATGATCTGGGATGTTGAGCACATGGCACAGATAAACGCCTATGGCAACACTTATGGCAAATCCAATTACTCCGAAAGTGAAAAAATACAGATAAAGCGCCGCAATAAGGCAGCCCACAAAAGATGCGCGTACTCTCAATTTAGCAGATTTAAATGTAAGCAACTCTCCCTCTGTCATTACAAATACACCGGAAATTACTGACCACAGCCCTCCTACTTCTGCAGTGCCAACATGGAATATAGAGCTGAAGTTATAGCCCGCGACATAAGCAATTATGGCTACAAAAAAAGTTTCTATCGCAGCCCTTACAATATGGGATTTAAACAATATTTACCGCCCTCAAAACAGTCCTATTTATGATTTGAGGAGATTATACTTAATAGATTGTGATTTTAGTAGACGACTTGGATATAGATCAACTAAAAAGCTGCAATTTATCCTCGTCCAAATGATATGAAAAATAAGTCTTTCTAATAAGCTTCT from Thermodesulfobacteriota bacterium includes the following:
- a CDS encoding FUSC family protein, with product MFKSHIVRAAIETFFVAIIAYVAGYNFSSIFHVGTAEVGGLWSVISGVFVMTEGELLTFKSAKLRVRASFVGCLIAALYLYFFTFGVIGFAISVAIGVYLCHVLNIPDHVKTTSITISVVVIISALVSDIGPIENASLRFVESIIGSLSAVLVAVVSIYVLKLEKKK
- a CDS encoding metallophosphoesterase; translation: MRTLCVGDIHGNFRALVQVLERSNFDFKKDRLISLGDIYDGHSGVVNCIDVLMDVKHFIWVLGNHDEFVRRWFRGKWDGDPQWEARWLRKGGKATKKAYTKNGKLKKKLIKKHLEFLEKAVLYFIDEDNRLYVHAGIDWDYPVDKQPEEKNYYAGRDTWRVVAPKLKKAKKKFPYKNVFIGHTHTELDFPGGKPVKVANLWNLDQGAGWDGKLTIMDVNTFKYWQSD
- the fghA gene encoding S-formylglutathione hydrolase; this translates as MSKLNLLKQHLSFGGRVAFYSHQSESTKTPMNFSVYHPPQEYKVKVPVLFWLSGFACNEEDFITNAGAQMWASHHGIMLVCPDTSPRGTNLPSENDSWDFGSGAGFYVNAATPGWEVYYNMYDYVVKELPKIVDGNFNADMDRVGIFGHSMGGHGALVLGLRNPDLYKSISAFAPIGAPSLCPWGQKAFTGYLGEDRELWKEYDASELVKKVRRNDIVLVDQGTDDEFLKDQLMLDYLIESCVEKKFPLKVRMQRDYDHSYYFIASFIKDHIEFHAENFEKI
- a CDS encoding substrate-binding domain-containing protein, with translation MKYIKRYIFLLFIAVLVGSMASCSKKAPVIDSSVEPVKVAVNSEFLPTANLLAEQFTANTQIAVELSSGQDPELFSQLQEGSEVDVYMASDLAHPNML